The nucleotide window TCACTCCCACAAGGACCGCGACTCGCACAACTACCCGGACGAGGACCGCCACTCCTACGCCGAATGGCAGTCCGGGGAAGCTGGCGGTCAGGCCGCACCACGTAAAGTTGAAGGCCAACGCCAACGCGTCGGCCAGCAAGACAGTCAGGAGGGAACCGATTTCTCGGATTGCTGGCCGCGGCGCTGGCCTGTCCGAGATGACCTGATAATTTCAGGGTCCTCACAATTCTCAACTAACTTGAAGGCTTCGCATGGCTGGAGATGCCGCCGCATACTGGACGCGAGCGCTGAGCGCGGCATCCACCAACTCGCGATGCTGTTCGGTGAGCCGATCCCAGGCTAGCTCGATCGCGGACGGGTCGTCGATTCGCGGAGCGCGCGGCGTCGCGGGTTGCGGCGCGGGCAGGCCCAGGAGTTGGCGCACCGGATGAGGTAGCGCGCCGAAGCCCGCAGGCAGCCGGGTGTCGCCGCAGTACTCGCATCGAAGCACGCGGACCTTCTGGCCCCACGACATATCGACGTGGATCACGATTTCGGAGTACTCGTGATCGCACTCGATCCGCTCGATCGATCTCATCGAAAGCACGATAGCCGAATCGCAGCGCAAAAACAAAGGCGCGGAAATAGCGCCGAACTGTTATACGCAAATTCCGCCTCATAGTTTTATCGGATCGCGCTGCATCGAATTGATTCGTGTGCGCCGTCGCGGATTGCGCGTGGATTTCTGTCGCCGCCGCGGGCGGAGCGATGCTACCATCCGGCGCTGAGGTAGCTACCGATGCCGCGCAAAATTTCCGGACTCTCGGTTCGCGATATTCGCACCCCCACTTCAAGAACGCTGGCCGGCTCCGACGCGGTGCACACCGACCCGGACTATTCGGCGACTTACGTCGTGCTCAGCACCGACGCGGGCGACGGACTCGAAGGCCACGGCATGACGTTTACTCTCGGCCGCGGCAACGAGGTGTGCGTCGCCGCCGTGCGCGCGCTGCAGCATCTGGTGGTCGGCGCGACGCTCGAATCGATCACCGGTGACATGGGCGCGTTCTGGCAGCGCCTCACGCATGAGAGCCAGCTTCGATGGATCGGTCCGGAGAAGGGCGCGCTTCATCTTGCGACTGCGGCGATCGTCAACGCGGTGTGGGATTTGTATGCGAAGGCCGAGCGCAAGCCGGTGTGGAAGCTGGTGGCGGATATGACGCCCGAGCAAATAGTTTCATGCATCGACTTCCGCTACATCACCGATGCGCTCACGCGCGCCGACGCGCTCGAAATCCTGCGGCGAAATTTTTCGACGCGTGCCGAACGCGAAGCTCAAATGCGCAAGGAGGGCTACCCGGCTTACATCACCTCGGCCGGATGGATGGGCTATCCGGACGACAAGGTGCGCCGACTCTGCCGCGAGGCGCTGGCCGACGGATGGCGCGCGTTCAAGATCAAGGTCGGCCGCGATTCGGATGCCAACGTGCATCGCGCGGCGCTCGTGCGCGAGGAAATCGGGCCCGACAACATAATGATGATGGACGCGAACCAGGCGTGGGACGTCGGCGAAGCAATCGAATTCATGCGGCCGCTCGCGAAGTTCAATCCGCTCTGGATCGAGGAGCCGACCAGTCCCGACGATATCCTCGGCCACGCGGCGATTCGCCGCGCGATTCGGCCGGTCGGTGTGGCGACGGGAGAGCATGCGGCGAATCGCGTGATGTTCAAGCAACTGATGCAGGCCCAAGCGATCGATTTCTGCCAGTTCGACAACTGCCGGCTCGGCGGACTCAACGAGGTGCTCGCGGTGTTGCTGCTGGCGGCGAAGTTCGAGGTGCCGGTATGTCCGCATGCGGGCGGAATCGGGCTTTGCGAATACGCGCAGCATACGTCGCTGATCGACTACATTTGCGTGAGCGGCAAACTCGAAAATCGGATGACCGAGTTCGCCGATCATCTGCACGAGCATTTCAAGAATCCAGTAGTCGTGCGAAACGGGCGCTACATGCCGCCGACGGCGCCGGGCTTCAGTATCGAGATGAAGCCCGCGTCGCTCGATGCGTTCGAATTTCCGGGTGGCGCCGAATGGCGGAAATAGCGCACCTCAAAGATCGAAGACCTGCTCCATCTCGGCCCACCATTCGCCCGGCTTCGCGTTCGGCGCCGGCTCCTGGAATGACGCCATCAACGCCTGCCACTCCTTGATGCGCGGATGACTCGCCTCGTAGCGCGGCCAATCGCGCGCGGCGTCGAACTCGTCGCTGGTTTCCATGAACATGAAGAGTTGGCGATCGAGCTTCCAGATGAGCATCCGCAGGATGCCGATCGATTTGAGGCCGCGCTCGACCTCGGGCCAAATCGTGCGATGATACTCGACGTAGCGCTCGATGATCTCCGGATCGTTCTTGAGATTGATGGTGCGGCCATATTGTTTCATCGCGGTACTGCCGCGGCGCGATCAGAATACGAGCACGCCGCCGTCGATCGGATACGCCTGGCCGGTGATGAACGACGCCTCGTCGGAGCAGAGATAGAGCGCGAGCGCGGCGACTTCTTCAGGCGTGCCCATCCTACCGATCGGTTGATATTCGGAAAGCTGCTTGAACATCTCGGCTTCGCGGCCCGGATACGTCGCGCGCAGGTAGCCGTCCACGAACGGAGTATGCACCCGCGCGGGGCACATGCAGTTGCATCGGATGCCCTGCTTCACGTAATCCACCGCGATCGAGCGCGTCATCGAGAGCACCGCGCCCTTGCTCATCGAGTACGCGAAGCGATCGGTAAGCCCGATCAGCGAGGCGATCGAGGCGAGGTTGAGGATCGCGCCGCCGCCGGTTTTGAGCATCCGCCGCACGCCCGCCTGCGCGGTCAGATAGACGCCCTTTACGTTGACCGCGTAGATGCGATCGAAGTCGGCCTCGCTAGTGTTCTCGACCGTGCCGACGTGCGCGATACCCGCGTTGCAGACCACGATATCGAGTTTCGCGGCCTCGCGATCGACCTGCGCAAACGCGGAATCTATCGACGCCGCTAACGCGACGTCGCATTCGATCGCGGATGCGGTTCCATCGGCGGCGCGGATTTTCCTTGCGGCGGCTTCCGCCGAGTCGAGATCGCGTTCGAGCAGAAAAACGCGCGCGCCGCTTTGGGCGAACGTCGTCGCGATCGCATGCCCGATGCCCGATCCCGCGCCAGTCACGACTGCGTTTTTTCCATCGAGCCGAAACATGTGATCGCCTCCGTCGTAAGTGCGATTCCTATTTGCGCGCGCTCGGCGAAGGGACCGCCGCTGGCGTGGACTCGCCGAGCGGGGTCGATTCCGGCACAGGCGTGCTCGGCGCGCTGATGCCCGCGACCGCTTCATGGCCATAGCGCATCGCCTGCATCGGCCGCCCCGTCAGGTTCGCGGTCGAGGGCGCCGGACTCACGACGATCGCCTCCGCGACGCTTTCGTGCTCGAAGAGGCGGCGTACGTCGAGCGGCGCCGGTTCGACGATTCGCCCGATATTCAAGTCTTCGTCATTGACGCGGATTTTCTTCTTGAGGATGACGCCGCGCTCGGCGCGCAGATCGTAGA belongs to Candidatus Binatus sp. and includes:
- a CDS encoding L-fuconate dehydratase: MPRKISGLSVRDIRTPTSRTLAGSDAVHTDPDYSATYVVLSTDAGDGLEGHGMTFTLGRGNEVCVAAVRALQHLVVGATLESITGDMGAFWQRLTHESQLRWIGPEKGALHLATAAIVNAVWDLYAKAERKPVWKLVADMTPEQIVSCIDFRYITDALTRADALEILRRNFSTRAEREAQMRKEGYPAYITSAGWMGYPDDKVRRLCREALADGWRAFKIKVGRDSDANVHRAALVREEIGPDNIMMMDANQAWDVGEAIEFMRPLAKFNPLWIEEPTSPDDILGHAAIRRAIRPVGVATGEHAANRVMFKQLMQAQAIDFCQFDNCRLGGLNEVLAVLLLAAKFEVPVCPHAGGIGLCEYAQHTSLIDYICVSGKLENRMTEFADHLHEHFKNPVVVRNGRYMPPTAPGFSIEMKPASLDAFEFPGGAEWRK
- a CDS encoding L-rhamnose mutarotase, with amino-acid sequence MKQYGRTINLKNDPEIIERYVEYHRTIWPEVERGLKSIGILRMLIWKLDRQLFMFMETSDEFDAARDWPRYEASHPRIKEWQALMASFQEPAPNAKPGEWWAEMEQVFDL
- a CDS encoding SDR family NAD(P)-dependent oxidoreductase, yielding MFRLDGKNAVVTGAGSGIGHAIATTFAQSGARVFLLERDLDSAEAAARKIRAADGTASAIECDVALAASIDSAFAQVDREAAKLDIVVCNAGIAHVGTVENTSEADFDRIYAVNVKGVYLTAQAGVRRMLKTGGGAILNLASIASLIGLTDRFAYSMSKGAVLSMTRSIAVDYVKQGIRCNCMCPARVHTPFVDGYLRATYPGREAEMFKQLSEYQPIGRMGTPEEVAALALYLCSDEASFITGQAYPIDGGVLVF